From Pseudorasbora parva isolate DD20220531a chromosome 14, ASM2467924v1, whole genome shotgun sequence:
attttaaaagataattgtgaaattttttctcacaattgtcaCAGTTGTGTGTTATGTCAAAATTGCGTGTTaagtcacaattaccttttttttgtgGTGGAAACATGCTTCTATAGATAATTcatgtggttcagataacaatattttgagtttctatttaataaaccaattgtatttactcaaattttcaatttcaattatctcaacattttaaggcaaccatgtaactaagttaaaccaacattttttttacagtgagatGTCAATGCTGATACATTATTTTCCGATTTTGGTAGATGAAACTTGTAAATAACCGTCTTTGAACATTTCTATGTGAACTATTCTGTTTATGTATCTTTTAATCAATCTATAACAAacactgtaataaaaaaaatcatgatttgTTCTCAAAACATTTGATCTTTAAAAAGTGATTGTGATTCACATAACATATTTTTACATAAtaaagtttctatttattaaacaattttttttgtaaactaatctttaatttcagtgaactcaaaattaaggcaactaACATAagttaaactaacaaaaaaaccttacagtgtagttttattaaaatatattttgcaagTACATCACAAAAAGATTACTAAGTTTTAGATTTAGTGTAACAAATTTAGATAAGTCACAAAATGAGCAGtgctattttagtattattttatataataaatatagtatttattagtgctgtcaaatcgattaattgaACCACAACTAAAAGTTTGGGTTTacatgtgtgtactgtgtataatttttatgtatatataaatacgcgcacacattatgtaaacaagcttttttttttgtgatgcgATTTATTGagattaattgatttgacagcactactatttattaacattttcgAGTCTTTATTTGTACACTTCGTTTGACTAATTGTATACGtttttgtctttattgtttatttatctatttaatatatatttaaatccgTTTAGCTCTAACTaatttttaaattcagttttagCCATATTAGTACTTAACTCAAacctaattttatttaattcagtcGCCTtgcaaaatgttatatttttcatctaataattgatttgattttacttcagctttatttaaatcaacatttttaatagggtttttttttttgataacagCATCTCCAGACTGATTTAAAATGATCAACACATCAATAGTGTTTTTTCTTGCTTTTCTTGTTGTAATGGCATCAGTCAGTGTGTCTCAGTGGCACAATAGGAGGCCGATTATGGTGGTGTAAAACCTCTCTGCTCTGCTTGTTACCTCATCATTAATCTACAATTAGTGTAATTAATGAACAGAGGTTAAGTGCTTAGGGCTCTGGCAGACCCTAATTACCTACTTTGGTAAACGTGTAATTTATATAATCTTAAATTACCCAATAACATTCCACATATGCCATTTAATTGTTAGGAACAACACCTTGTAAATTGCTGCTAAGATTAGTTTTAAAACACCTAATGCTTCTGCACCTTTACATTGGTTTTTGATGTAATATAAACTCCGTAAATCAACAAGTTCTGTAAATTACAAGAAAACACACCTCTCTCTGCAGATTGAATACAATTGATTGCATACATTACATCagaacataatttaaatgtcatttctttttaataaatcaGTGTGATTCCATGATAGGTtttcttatgtttatttttgctttatttaattttttttacgttTTATAGGTGTAAAATTACCTCAAAGGTAATGGCTAACCAATTTTGAGAATTAGAAAGAAtcttggaaatgttttttttgtgtgtgactaTTTTGAAATAGCATGTATCTGTTTTATGTGTAAAGTTCTGTCTACATTTAATAagttacatatttttttgtacacaatttagattttatgcatttcaatttattgtaaaattccatcaaattgaattgaataagcCTTACATCTTAATTGAACAATTGATTAACAATtgtcaattattcaattaaaatatataagaaTTATTCCATTCAATTTCAATCTTAGATGTGAATCTTAAAATGATTACTTTTGTTTTTGAGTGTATGTAAATTATGCAcaactttttgttaattttattaTGTTGATCACTAAGGGTGTTTATTACTTTTGTGAAAGGATCTGAGAAAACGACTAAAACCGCTGGACTAAATCTTATttatgccaggccagtaggtGGAGATGCGACTTTGTTGCTAAAAAAACCCACATAATAAGCATGTGCATGACATCACCGCTTACAAAAATTCATGTTTTTGCAATGCTATCTCATGACCAATTTGTACGTATTTGTACGAGGTGGCTATTTTTACGAATTCGTACGACCTCACTCGTATGAATTTGTACGAATTGTCTAAATCACAGTGACGGATAGGCTTATAGGGTTAAGTCATTCTCACAAAATCATTTGAATTGGACTACTCGTCAAATACGTATGATTTAACAAAAacctttttgttaattttacgCACAACCTCGTAAAATATGTACGAATTGCAGTGAGATCGGGTTGGTCTTTGTAGTTCACACGGAGATGATAACGGAATCATGacttgcactttgaaacccGTTTTCCCGAATACGCCATTGTCGTGTAAATGAACAGATAAAACGCATTAAAAGTTTCcagtttttagttgaaaacagTGTCGGGACCTCTTTAGAATAACATTTTCTACTGTAAGTTTTGAACAGCATGATTTTTGCTCAGTagatttgtttacattttaattcaAAGTCTCTAAGGAAGCAGACTGTATCTTATCCCGTGATTCTCAGTGACTTGTTTTTCCGAGTGTAGAAAGAGTTTCTTCTTACTTGTTAATGGCATTCTTTAGATACTGCTGAAGCCATTTGGTCTTGGGGTTGATGCAGACCTCTCTGTTGTTCTTCAGCTTGGCACTGGtaatgagagagaaaaaagaaggTATTTATTTCGGACCAGAGCAAAAGAGAGACTGTACGTTTCTCCCTCTGCGGCCTTACAGTGTGTTTCATCAGATCATATCAGCTGTCCGTCATGGACTGTGTTTCAGTCTGTCTATTCTACTGTACTGGCAAGAGTCACTGCGCCCCATCAGATAACTGGATTGAATTAGAGGCGGTTCGTAAGGACAATGTTGTGCTGTCTAAACGTTCAGAATTTTTGATGAGTTTGGTGATTTTCCCCGAACTGTGCATCTGCATGTTTGTCTAAAGTAACatcaattattttattcaaatacatatttaaatcaaTTAATAACATCTTAGACTCTGATTCCTGTTACTAACCAAACACATGCATTGCAAACCTAGAAAAAAGGCCCTTCACGTCAAGGactataactataatgataaagaTATAATGATAAACGAGTCCACACTACTACACTAAAAagaattgttggtttaacttaaaaaagtaagtaatctggttgccttaaaatgttgagttcattgaaatttaaaatttgagttaatacaatgaaggaaattggtataataaacataaactcaaaatattattgtatctgaaccacattaaaaaacataaatcacaaaaatagcacaatttggcatgtttcactgcatctttacaaacaaaacacaatttGCTTACAGGGTGATGTCAATTCTCAAaagtgttcattgtattaactcaatttcttaatttcaatgaactcaaaattaaagcaaccaggtaccattttttacgttttttttacagtgtatataatgATAATGGCTCAGAGAAACTATACTATtggtatctatctatctatctatctatctatctatctatctatctatctatctatctatctatctatctatctatctatctatctatctatctatctatctatctatctatctatctatctatctatctatctatctatctatctatctatctatctagtttttccatccatccttccatgacATCTTTCTGTATGttgcaataatattttgttACATCCTTGCAATAAATAGGCCTACTGCATTATTTACCAGGATATTTGCTGTGAGATTGTTTTAGTTAATGATAAATAGAAAGTAAAAGGTCTGACTCAAGCAGAAATCAACTCAAGCAGGATATTTTCGATTGATATCCTTTGGCAGAGCCAGAAAAATCCCCTCAAACGCTtcgttcacacacacatggAGAAAACAACTCAAGTGACACCCAGACTTCGCACTTCAGTGGCAAAAGGTTGTGTTTGAGAGTTAGCGGCTCACGTTGGCATTCAAATGGCTCCTATTCGTATTGCTtacacctcacacacacacggatcTCTCAATCTGTCTAGACAAATGGAGCCTGTCGCCTCAGATAAAAGATCCGCTTAACCCCAAATCTACACACGAATCCTCACAATCAACCTCCAGATCAGTAAGCTAACTAAAAGTGTAATGCTACCCCTGTTTGTTTTCCGGCGGGATGTCTTCCATCGAGCTTATCTTGAGAGAGTTcgctttatttgtttgtttgtttgtgattTGGGCTCTTGAGTTAATCTAGCTAGTCTAAACGATCTTCTGCGCGAGCTTGTCGGTGGTCTGGGACCGAGCCAGCAGGTAGTAATTACCTCACAGCTAGCTAATGCTAACAACAAAATGAGTGATGTGCGTGTCTGGGGGGGAAAGGGTAGGTGGCTGTCTTTCATCTTGGCCAATGAATCCGAAAGGATTTCTAAACAAGATGTGTGGAAGATGGCAGATTAAAGGTGATTTCCTCCGGCCAAAGTTTGTTCCCAAAATGACCCTTAGCTACATGCTAACCTCTGTAACCCCTGTAACCTTGATCCCCTGTAGCGCTTTGGCTTTCTGCTGCCGACAGGGTACAAATGGTTCGGTTTAATACATTCCAGAACGCTTAAGAAATACCAAATGCTGGTAAAATGAACACGACAAGGTCGCCCGCAACACAAAGCTAATCATTCTGACCCTTAACAATTATAAAACCTGAACACTCATAATGGACAAAATCACTCTCTTgtattttctcatttgattCTTTCTTGTGTTACTTTGTAACTGAACAATAGGCCACATTGCTACTTTCCCACACTGATTTGACTCAGCTGTGGAAATTTGCAACTTTAAGAGCTATTTCTGGCATTTAAATGACCTTTGTTGGTGTactttaatgttgtgtaaagcATTAAAAATGTGGTAGAGTTTAGCTGTTGTGAGATAGACGGTGGGATGCCGACTCACATGACTTGGAACGGGCAGCTCGgtgtgtggaggaacttgatcTCACGGATGCTCCTCTGTGGGACGGTGTTGAGAGTGGACCGGCACCAACATCTCTCCACCAGACTGATGGGTTTAGCTGGGATGTGATCAGAACACAGAGTATGGAGTCAGTGCAAGAGAAGTAGGAAAAATGCCTCTTATATTAAAGAGATTTGAAGTTACAGTTTGTAAGATAAGACTTCAAGAAGAAGTTAGTgatatattaataaacatttttgttggtttaacttgtaaatgtaagttacctggttgccttgaaATTTCTGCTTTAACAAATATtgttatctgaaccacattaattATCTAAGTTGATTTGACAAAAGAAAAACGTACAATAagtcatgaaatcaaaataaacTTTATGTCAGTTTTACGTAATTTAAGTTGAATTGACTTACACAGTCAAGTTCATTTGtactaaaatacaaaaaaaagtcaacacgtttttttttttacagtgtacgttTCAAAATTTTAGGTCGGtactttaaaaataagaaacaaattaatacttttattcagcaaggatgcattaaattgatcaaaagtgacagtaaacatatttctaatgttacaaaagattaataaatgctgtttgaattttctattcattaaataaacttgttttcattaaaatattaagcGGCAAAACGGTcttcaatattgataataataataaatgtttcttcagcAGCAAATCcacatatcagaatgatttctgaaggatcatggcGTAATGCTgataattcagctttgatcaaagaaataaatcacattttaaaatatatccaaatagaaaacttattttaataatatgtaacaatattactgttttattgtatttcttgatcaaataaatgcagccactGAGCATGTTTTCAAAAACATGCTGTACTGTAAATCTTCAAAATATAGATATTagaagcactttttaaaatacTTAACATAATTCCTTGCTGCTCTTCATATTATTTTCATACATTTATGGAAATATACCTTAAAACTTATTCAGCTGcataatttgttttaaaaacggACCAAACCTTTTGTTTTCTACTTATTTATAATCATATTGATTTGTTTATGTAAAACAATGAAATTATCCAatcgttttttttgtgtgtgagacGTTGCCAAAGATTATCACactttttgtgaagtttttgTAAATGCATACAATAAAAAGATGGAGAATCTTGTAAAACAAGTTTGTTCagtcttaaaaaaaatatgatcaataagacatgacaaatgtttttttaaattgcttTAACTACAAGCAATTTAACTTGTTTTAAATTAAAGTCAGTTTGaattaaagtcagtttaattgtaatttaagttgaaatgacttaaacatccaagttgattatACTTATAAGTGCAAGCaacttttttacattgtaaCTGTTTCTAGCTTTTTAAATTACGTGACAAAACCTTTGCCTTCTGAACTCATAAAGACAATAAAATCACATATTCGAAAGTTCATTTCAATGCGATATAATCATACAGTACAACACAAAACACTGAACTCTCCAACACATCTACTGAAAGTGTCTGATCACCTGCGTCCATTAACAAACCCTGATCATTAAAAAGAGATTAGTCTGCATTCTAGTGGCCCTCGTCCATTCACAAAGGGGCCGGCCTGCCTTTTCACTCGCCACATTTTTCATAAGGAGCCTTTCTGAGGGTCCTCAGCATTAAATACGGCAGAATCCCAAAATCACACTCCAGGTTTAGTCCTGAACATGTGCATTAAATGAATCTGTTGAAGAACATTCTCTGAATGGTTTCACATCTCCCTGGTTTCTCTTTAACGCACCCGGTTATGAGGGAAGTCAAACTCTGAAATTCCCACAGATATTCCCGACACTGTCTGTTCCCTTTGTCATGTTAAACGCCGGCCCATTAAGCCTTGACTAAACACTGCGCCAAGTGAACAACGCAGGAACTTTTTGCTTACTATTCTCTAATTAGACACCAATTAAAAGAGCTTGCAGATAAGTAAACAGTGCTAGGTGTTTTTTTGCACAGCAGAAACAACAAAGCTAGACCCACCAAGTTCAGCTGGTCAAACATCTCGCCGAAACCTTCTGTCCTTTTAGATCAGACCCGCTAACATGTAAAGGCATGCACAGCTAAGTGAAGACATGTATGCAAATGTATGCAGGGCAGTTACGAGCTGCAAAGTGATATTAATGGAGCCTCTTAATGATCGTTAACTCCTTAATGATCATTACCTGAAAATATTCACTATTCTAGAAAACCTAATACAACAGTCCTGCAACTCAAGTAATAGAACATTTCAGCAGAATGTGCTCTGTAAAAACTTTTACAAagttttaaattaaacaaagattATTGGAGtatgttttacaagaaaattatattttatttaatgtgtttcTGTATAATTATCAGGGAATTTTACAAGCAAGTTCTCAGTAAAAATGGTTTCAAAGTGAATCCTACAGCATTTTTTGAGTGTTCAACAGGAACTCAATGGggttttgttttagtttaggtttgctttgctttgtttttgtttagtttttcttttttgatttgtttagttttactttgcttttgtttgttttgctttgtttttgtttagttttagttttgttttactttttgtttagttttttgttttagtttatttgtttttgctttgttttagtaatttattttgtttaattttgtattaGAATAGATATTGGTCTGGTTTGTCTAATAATTTAATCGTCTATATATgcgctaaaataaaatatatttgaattttagtgatgaatttaaaaatgtgttaattttacacattataaatgtattttcaaaatatttttgtcattttgaatatatttatttagttacatttcaatttataacattacagtatattataaaatatatta
This genomic window contains:
- the cxcl12b gene encoding chemokine (C-X-C motif) ligand 12b (stromal cell-derived factor 1) — protein: MDSKVLALVALLTLAIWSPETDAKPISLVERCWCRSTLNTVPQRSIREIKFLHTPSCPFQVIAKLKNNREVCINPKTKWLQQYLKNAINKIKKSKKRSE